The DNA region ATCACATCCTCAGAAAATATAGatcaaataatgttattttaattttttcgagatggagttttgctcttgttgcccaggttggagtgcaatggcgcgatcttggctcattgcaacttcctccttccgggttcaagtgattcttctctatcagcctcccgagtagctgggattacaggcatgcaccaccacacccagctaatttttgtatttttagtagagatggggcttcactatgttggccaggctagtctcgaactcctgaggtcaagtgatccacctgccttggcctcctgaagtgctgggattacaggcgtgagtcaccgtggcTGGCCtagattaaataattttagatgGTAGTGGCTAGGGCCAAGTACTGAGTCTGGCACATTCTAGGTATCAGACTATGCTCCATGAAGGGGGGGACAaggtcttttttttcctcttctcatcACTGTATGTTCAGTACTTTGCTCTAATGTTAGAAAATAGTAGATGATAGTAAAATTTTATTGACTCAATACTGCCTTTtggaagttaaaacaaaaaatataccaataatatttataaagctGGTCCCTTTGGGAACTCCCTATTGTTAATTCAATAATTTAACTTTGAATTTCAAGCCAGAACATTTTAAAGCCTTTGCTCTACAAGTTTAGTTACATTTAAGCCTAccttaatatttttatgaagttatttttaattctgttttactcaatttttaattttaaaaatagctggattttattgataaaaatatttcatgactatttatgacaaaaccaaCTGGCTTGTATCCTGAAGGATTCCTCTAAAGCTAAAGGTTACGTTTTCAATGATTACACGTGATTCaaagttatttcattttgtattaaaaCCAGTGGTCATCTATCATTAATCTTCAGAATTAATCTTTTTGCAAACCCAGATGATCAGAAAGGTAACACAGGGGAAATCTCATCATTAGTCTGTAAGTTTTCCAGgttgatttgtattttaattattttattttatttattttattttattattttatgagaaagtctcactctgtcgcccaggctggagtgccctggcacgatcttggctcactgcaaaatctgcctcctggattcaagcaattctcatacctcagcctcctgagtagcggggattacaggtgcaagccaccacacccagctaatttctgtatttttagtagagatggggtttcacaattttagctaggctggtttcgaacacctgacctcaagtgatctgcccacctcagcctcccaaagtgctgggattacagaaatgagccactgtgcctggcctattcttgtattttaaaatatcattaaattcTGAGAGCCTCCAACATTTTTACAGCACTATGAAATTAAGAAACTCATTACCAAATCCAACGGCATTCCTGCAATATTTGACACTTCCATTAAGTATGGTGATTCTTTGAAGAAGCAATAGGGACCAGTGACAGATTGGCCATAAGGGATAAAGGGGAGAGTGgagaaacttcatttttttaaagcaagttttcttccatttaatccatttttagtgCTACTATTTAtattaatctttatttatttatttatttatttatttatttatttatttatttatttatttatttattttttgagacagagtttcagtcttgttgcccaggctggagtgcaatggcacaatcccagctcaccgcaacctctgccttatgggttcaagcgattctcttgcctcagcctcccgagtagctaggattacaggcatgcactaccatgcctggctaattttgtatttttagcagagacggggtttctctactttggtcaggctggtcttgaactcccgacctcaggtgatccacctgcctcggcctcccaaagtgctgggattacagacgtgagccactgtgcctggcctaatctttaacttttaaaaaatttatttctatttgtatcaATATTAATCTGATCCTAAAGCGGTGAGGCTTAAAATAAACCTTATTCAATTGTAGAATAAGAGGTCTGCCCTGTGGAAATGAACAATACTCTACAGACCTTGGGAATTAATTTACCTTATTGTTCCAGAAGACAGAGTCAGAGTGATACAATGACAAGCGTACCATATTTGAAGACTTGTGGTGGAGTCCGGGCTTCCCATTTACTTGCCCTCCTGACTCTGGGTAAGCCAATTTCTCTGGGTCTCACCTTCCTCCGGTTTTAAAATATCACTGATTCTAAACAAAGAACTGAGAGataagaaattaatgaaaatcataaaatgcAGAATGTTGGGAAAATATGTCAGGCAGTGACACCAATGTTGTGTATTTGATGTTAAtgagtgaaatttaaaaaaacaaaatccataaaTTGTAGCAGGAATGTTAGTAGTAAAGAAAAAGCccttgtgacttttaaaaaatcaatgaacctgggaaatgaaaagaatatgtGCAGGGAAACCATTTTTTTGCACAATTGCCttgagaaaaatacaaagcaacaaaaacaaagtttaGTTACACAGATTCAAGAGAATTAAAATTGCCTTTATATTCTTGGAGGAaactaaaatacaacaaaaataaaagccaccATGAAGGATTGCTGACAATAGTCTAATAGTTGAAAAATTGCATGATTTTggatggtaaagaaaaaaaagcgcTGTAGGCCACCTTTTAAGAAGtttattagctgggtgtggtggtgcatccttgtggcctcaggaagctgaggtgggggaatccaTTGAGcccaggtggaggctgcagtgggctgtgttCGCGCGCATcagtgcactccaccctgggtgatagggtgagactttgtctcaaaaaaaaaaaaaaaaaaaaaaaaaaaaaaagtgaaaaaagaaaaagaaaaaagtaaagaaaaaaaagtttatagggtgagcatggtggctcacacctgaggctgaggttggagggttgcttgagtcctggcgtttgagaccagcctgggcaatatagtgagactccgtctctataaacaataaaaaaactagccaggtggtggcatgtgcctgtagtcctagctgcttgagaggcggaggcaggagaagcgcttgagtccaggagtttgagacttcagtgagctatgattaaaccactgtactccagcctttgtgacacagtgaaaccctgtctaaaagaaaaagtttataatcaaagtaataataataaaaaaaactaggtAACCTATAACTATTCCTATTTTGGAAGGAACTTGTCCCAAATATAACTTACTTGGTGGCATTACTGATGGCAATGGCAGGCCGTCCAGAGCAGCCACTGGCATCATGCCGGCTACAGCGCGCATGTGTGAGCATTGGTGGCAGGAGCGGCCGTGGGAGTGGCAGTGGCAGTTGTGGGACCTTTGCGCCCCGCGTTCCCGAGGTGGACAACTGTGCGGCCCCCGGTACCCATCCTCATGTGGCCAGGCAGGACCCGTTCCCAGCCTTGGAGCCTCCACTGCTCCAGACCCTGACCCTGAATTACTGCTCTCGCCCACTGTCACTGTGGGGAGCACGTGCGGAGGAGGCGGACAGTCCCCAGAGCCCACTGCCCTGGGGTCTGCTGTGATGGGGCAAGGTTGAGCTGCCTGCCAGCAGGGGAGCAGCATGGTCGGGCACGGAGAGGTGGGCAGAGAGGGGCCCAGCAAGGACCTGAGTCCTCGCCCTGGGCTGCAAGGAGGCGCAGCTGGGGCTGCCTGTACACTCCATGGAGCAGGCGGGAATCCTACCCTCCCAGGCGCAGGACCAGGGTATCTCTGCACTGCACCCTCTGGGGGACAGGAAGGCCCCATTCCCCCTGCAGGCCCGGGGGTGTctgttcccactgcctggcctctctccgCTCCCAGCGCCTGCTCTGATCTCAGAAAGGGGTTGGGGCCAAGCCCAGGTACTGTCACAGCCCAGCTGGGTATGTGCAGGCTTGGGGCAGTACTGGAATGCCAGCCCCCTGCTGCTTCCGTCCCCTCTAGATGTTAGGTGCCGACAAGCATgggagggaggcaagggttgGCAGGGCTGAGGCCTGGCCTCACAGGCGCCCCTCTGCAGGAATACCCTGGGTGTCATGAAAAGTGgtaggaggcagacaggcttcAGTGTGGAAAGGAGCAGGTTCCCAGTGAAGCCCCACCTTTAGGCCGGGTAAGGCCTGAAGCCCAGGGACTGGGCTGCCCATCCTGCACACCAGAGGGGGGACTTATGGTGCTTTTCCCTGGGCCTGCCCAAGggccaatcagcatgcacttcctcccctctgaggcccataaaagcccgGGGCTCAGTCAGAACTGAGCAGAGGATGGATGACCAGCCGCAGAGAGGAACTACCTTCTCTGCTGCTAGCTGAACACTTGTTAGGATGACCAGCTGCGGAGAGTAGCTACCCTCCCTGCTGAGAACTGAACATTTGTTGGAACAATCTTCCTGCATAGACGAGCTACCTTGCAAAGAGGagctctcctctctgctgagagctgaaaaCTCATCAGGACAACCTGCCTAGCAGAAAGGAGCCACCCTCTTTGCTAGAAGTTGAACACTCATTGGGACACCctggctgcagaaaggagctacccgtgtgggtctcctctgagctgttccaTTACTCAATAACATCTtcctcaccctccacttgtctgcatacctcgTTCTTTCTGGTCACAGGAGAATAACTTGGGACCTGCCAAATGGTGAGGCTAAAGGAGCTGTAACACAAATGGGGCTGAGACATCTCCCTTGCTGCCAAGTTGCGGGTGAAGAGAAGGGCTGTGGCCTTTCGGGGAGTccagacctgggagctccccaagccagggctgtgactccctctttgggtccctgcagttcctggcatctccaagcttctgggtgccaatgtgttccctggtgccagctgtggaagctgcttgcagtatgcctggtccagccacagccttgcaGAGAGCTGGCACATCTGGAGCTGCCCGCCCCACTGCAGCAGCTGGTGTGTCTGACTGCGCAGTAGCCAGACCTCACGCTCGCTCACACGTGCCTTGCTGCTCCATGCCGTACTTGCCCTTGGCAGACGTGGGATCCAGGCCGGTAGTGTaagctgagcacagcctgccagaCCAAGTGGGTGGAATGAGCCCAGTGGGCCTGAGCAAGACTTGGGCAAAGGCGCCAcaggccacagaggtttctggacAGAAAAGCGACACACTAAACATCCCATGAGATTACTTTACCTGTTCAAATGTGGACTATGAAAGGATATTGAAAAGTTGGGCATCTCAGAGACTTAGATGTTGAAAAGATAATAATGCACCACAAAAATGTAAATCCAAATAGCTAGTTGTATACAAAAAGATCCTCAACAGCATCAGTAATCAGATAAATGCCAGTTAAAACCATAATGATATATGATATACTACTACACATCCACCAGACTGTCAAAACCGAAAAGACCAATAATGTCAAGTGTTGTGAAGATGTGGAGCAATGGGACTCATACGTACCTAGTGTTGAGTGTGTAACCCTCTAGAAAAGAACTTGGCATTATTTATTCAAGTTTATGATACATCTCACCACTCCCAGGTATATGCTATAAAGAAACTGACATAGATGTGATGGAACATATATATGAAGAATGTTCACATTAGCATTTATAACAATCCTGAACTGGAAGCAACCCAGATGTCTATCAGCAACAGAATGGCTAAACATATTGTCACATACTGTTACAATGGGACACTGTAATATGCAACAATGAAAATGCACAAATTACAGCTATAGGAACAACCTGAACCACATATGAATTAAAAACAATGTTGAGCAAAAGCAGCAAGAACAACAGATTGCATATTATATTGTTCCAGTTACATAAAGTTCAAAACAAAGAGTGAAACTAAACAATATATTGTTTAGGGATGCATGCTTGCGACAAAGCgacaaagaaaagcaaggaagtgATTATCACAAATGTTAGAATAATGGCTACATttaggagggagggaaagagttGTGTTCGGGCAGGGAGGGGAACTTCTGAGTTGCTGGAAATATTCCATTTCTTGACCTGGCTGATCGGTTACATGGTGGTTTCCTTTATAATCACTTATTATACTATATAATTGCTTTATGAATTTAAactatatttcacaataaaaatgttaaaatcaatATACTATAGATAGCATTTCTGGAAAGCAAAATTTTGCCAGATAACTTAGCTTACACAATCTTTGACAGTAAAACCCACTGATGTGGAATAACAAAACATTGATTAGTTTCTCATAAGAGCTCACTTTCAAGTGTAGAGGTCAAAAACCTTATAAGAATCTCATTTGTTCTATATTTTAACACAGCTTTTAGGTCTTTATCTTATATTGATGAACCAGGGAAGGAACTATTAGCTAAAACTTCAGATTTTTTGGAATTTTGAATTAACTAGCTGTTTTCTCCTCTGGATTAATAAGCAATACAAGGAACTAAAGAGATGCAGACCAAGTTGGAAATGCATGAACTTCCTTCTCTCCAGCCTCCAGTTCCAGCTGTTTCCTCCTGTTATCAAGCTGGGTGTTGAGGTGGGTATCTAGCCCAGTAAGCTTAGTGTGCTGTTATTAAATACTTTCTAAGTAGGTGGCTCAGGCTCTCCTGAGTGCCCTTCTGTTCCTCAGCACTGAGGTTGTAAGGTGGAGCCACtgacaatgaaaacagaagatcaTGCTGCTGAAAAACCCTATGTGGTACACACTTAACTGGAGGTGTTCTCTGCTGGGCTGCAGAACTCTGATGTTTGCACTCTTTTCCTCCAAAGCCCACAAAGGTTAAACTCTCTGAGGTGTTTAACTTCACAAAATCCCCTAAATCTGTGTGTTTTACTCCTTTAATTTCCACCATTCCCCTGCTGTAAGataggaagaggaggaaaaacaaaagatatttattttgtagcCATGTGAAACCATCACTTGTTGGTCTGATGAACTGTGAGTCTTATTTGGAAGGCTGTAGCAGGGGATTGATCatgtaaagacagaaaaatccAGGGTAATTTAAGCAGGATGTTTAACCTGGCTCTTGGAACTTCAGGTCAAGGGCAGTAGGGTCAGGTGCTAGTCTGTGAGTCTCTCCTTGGTTTTGCCACATCCTCCTTTGCCCCTCCCACCACCTTTCCTGCAGCATTTTAATGAACACGAGGCCTTGTATTTACCCAGTTAAAAGGTTCCTTAGTCTACTGTTTGCAGATGGTAGTGGCAGTAGTGGGAGAAACCCAGAGCTTCCCACATTTGTCTATATTACACTTGCTCCTATCTCACCCCCTCCTTCAGGTGGAAAGACTTATAAATTCCATTACTACTGCTTCCCAAGGAGGTGGGGTGTACTAGGGTCCACGGACAGAATTGTGGAATCTGCTTTCATCATTGCTGCTGTTTTAATCTTTTCCTCATACTATTCACTTAAGACAGATTTCTGAGGATTCTGGTCCttttatcttaaatttcttttcctaGAGAACTACACTTTAAACTTCATGAGTTTTTACTTGACTTTCCTTTCCAGGATAACATCTGTAGGAAAAGCTGCATAAtagtaataacatttattttagaaagaaaataaccttTGAGTCAGACCTGAAACACAGGCTAACATTTCTTGATGACAACGTACACTGATGAACCAAGATCAGAAGTTCTCGAAAGCCCCAAGCCATAAGAAAGAACCATTCGTAAAAGTGAGACACTATTAAATTCTTCCCTGACAGTTAAAAATCCTTCAACAATCTCCCAGAGGATGGCTCCCTTCCAATCCTCCCTTCCCGCCGCCCTCACAATCTGCGCGAGGATGGGTTCCTTCCTCTGCCCGGCATTTCGTCTCCTTGTCCACTAAAGACTCAGGTTGTGACTGTACTCAAGCCGCACCCCTGTTTCCTTCCACGGCTGAGGAGGGGAGGAATGTATTACAACTCATTTTTACAAAGCACtgtagtttacaaagcacttgcACTTCCACCATATCCTCTGAGCTTCGCGAGTGCCACGTGAGagaggcattcattcattcattcattcattcatcaaacatttgcTCGGCCCGACCACACGTTATCCAACGCCGGGTCTCACCCCACGCCACGGGAAGGTTGGGGCGCTCTCTCCCTGGAGCAGGTGCAGCGGATCAGGCTGTGCGGGAACTCCACGATCAGTCCGGCTTTTCGAGGGTCTGTCTGGGGCCAAATGCCTCATCTTCGGGTGGTGCGCGCAGCTGTCTGAAGGCGCGGCCTGGGCCTCCTCTTTCCTTCCAAAGGAGCAGTCCCCACCTGCCCCGAAGGAAACCGCTACAGAGCAAGCTCTCCAGGCCGCCCACGGGTCAGGGGTAAGATCGGGCGGCAGCTTAGGCTCGACTCggctcctccccttcctctcttcaGTTCTGACGCGGCCGTAgaggcggcagcggcggcggcggctgcgagTCCCGCGGCCCGAGGCGCACCCACCCGCTCGCCGATCCCCACTTCCTCTTCCCTTGGAGCGTCATCAGAGGGCGCCAGAGGCGCCCAGGGCGGGGTGGCTGGAAGGGGAAAAGAGGCCAGCGGAGGAAGCCTCAGAGCggaaagaagagggagggggaagagagtGGTTGCTAGGTGACTTGCGTCATCGGCAGGCGCCGCTCTCCTCCCGCCCCTCTCTCTGGAGTGAGGCGAGAGCCCCGCACAGAGCGAGGGAGACAGCGAGCTGAGCTCCGGgcgctgccgctgctgctgcaGCTGAGAGTAAGAGCGAAGGCGCATCCGAGAGACCCAGCCCCCCTGCACTGGCCGCCGAGACCTTCGCTCTCACCTGGGCCAGCGGGAGCCGCGGCCGCACTCCTCTCCCCCCCCTCACCTTCCCGGCCGGTAGCGGCGGCTGCTGCACACGCCGGAGCCGGAGCCGGAGCCGGAGCCCGAGCCTGAGCCGGAGCCGGCGGCTTGGGGGGCAGGGAGGCGGCTACCACCGACCGGGACTGGGTAGCTGCTCCGCGGTGAGAGAACGCTGAGGAGGCGCCGGAGCTTCTGCCTCGTCCTGGGGGGCCTGGGGCGAGAGACCCCCAAGGTGTAGGGAGGGGGGTCCCAGCCGCAGCGACACATGCGGGAGCCGGGAGCGGGGGCGGCGCCGAGCGGAGCCGGCCGGGTCCCTCGCCTCGCCGCCGCCTCGGCCACCCGCCCGGGGCCGTAGCATCTTGCCCCGGAGTGTATGAACCGGGGCCCCAACCAAGCTCGGCAACCACCCCCCGGTCGGGGGGGCGGGGACCCCGATGTGAAGCTGCGGCTGGGGCGGCGGAGAGAGCAGGACCGACGCCGCCGTCCTTTCCtcacctttcccctcccctcagccccctcCGGGGGTCTTCTCCCTTGGCCAGTCGCCGGCCCCCCGGCTCCTTGGCTGGACTCTGGGAGGAGTTCTTagagcccccctcccccgccccagtCCCGAGGGCGGCGGGGCCGGGGGGGACCCGGGGGGCCGGCCGCAGCCTCCACCCAGAGgaaactttacaaaaacaaaattcggAGTCTCCCAAACCTGACTGTCCCGGGAGAAGTGGCCCTGGACGGGCAGAAGCCGCAGCCTGAAAAGAcccaggaagaggaaaagaggaggtaAGCGGGGCCGCCGCCTCCTCTCCCCTGGCAGCGCGGAAGAGACCCGGGTGGCCGCCTGGTTTAGCGACACGAGCACCGCTTCAACCTCAGTACCGCACCGGAGCCTTCCGCAGCTGCCGCCTCAGTCCGAAGGAGGAAGGGAACCAACCCACTTTCTCGGCGCCGCGGCTCTTAAAGTGTGAGTGGCCCCGGGAGGGAATTGAGGGGGAGAAAGTGGGAGGATGCCGGCGCTTCCTCCTGGAGTTTTGCTGATGTTCTCCGGTAGTGTTGGGAGTCTATCAATGAGAGGGTCTAGCTTTATTCACAGAGGGGGAAAGGTGTTAGAGAGGCCtgtattttgtgactttttagcTCTTTGTACGAGTAATGCAAGTATGCAGGTTTTTCTTGGAGGAGTTCTTTCTCCAGAGTGAATACTCGCACCTTTCTGGCCAGTAATTGGCAAAGGGAAATTGAGGAAGCCAGAGCATATGTGCGCACAGAGGCCATCTGTATCTGTAAACTTTTCCTGGTACTGTGGGTGTGTGcggtttactttttgtttcagGGATACTCTCATATATGTTCCCGAGTGAGAACCGCTTACCCTGTGGACCCCGAAagtaaaattccttttttttttttaaacaaaacaaaaccaaaagccagTCCTGAGAGAGGTTCATTTCAGTACCTATTGGTACGGGAGTTAACCTTCTCAGTTCCAGGATCCAATTCATGTGTGTTAGGATGACACTGTAACAGATGTCAGTTATTCAGGAACTTGAGTCCTTAGGAATCACAACTTATTTGGGGAAGAGCATTTATCAcattaatcattttataaaagttgtgattttttttcccttcaccccccctctttttttttttttttagagtaacAAATGACAACACTTTTATTTGGTTTGAGGCTTTGCTCTTTTgaattatctttatttctgtaTCAATTTAGGATACACCTTTGATATTTAAGTCAGGaatgattttttctttccattattttaaagttGAAGTATATAAAACCTTTGACTTGTATTTTAGGTATCTTGTCAGAGTGCCAAATTAAAGGTTCATGAAAGTAATTAACATTTCATATACAGACCTTAAGGGTTAAACATAGAGCAGGATTTTATGTAGGAAGGCATAGGCAGTACTATACTGAGAATTGTGGTCCGGTCCATCTAGACAACTGTGGGCTCGTTCTGTCTGAAGCCACTGCTGAGAGATGCTTTGTGGGAATGAATGTAAGCCTGGGGTTATCTTTCTATTCTAAGTTCTCCATTCAGGATCTTgattaatttaaaactttctcaaacttaacaatgtttttttttttttttttaaagtaataagtTCTGCAAGTTTATTAGCCTGTGTATTATGTGATAATTCATTTACATATTCCATACCTGTGTCCCTAAACTTTCAGGACACAGGGTTTGTATTTCAAGAAATACCAGGACAAGCCTCAGTttatcatttcttaattttatagaCTTTCATTATTTCTACCGTCAGTTTCTCCAACTCTTGTCTTGGAAtaatgtctttcatttctttgaccACTTTTCCCTCCTCTGGAACTTCTCCCACTGAATTGTTTTCCTTTAGTTGCCTTGTTATGCTTTGGTAAGGaactttaaattcttttaaatgtgtACTGACATGAAAATACTGAATAGTGGATGTAGTGTTAGACTTAGAATCAGAGTCCCGTATTCTGTTTTTCACAAAGATATGATAAAGAGAAATGTAGTCATGTAGAAGCTGTGTTTTGGGATGGAGGGGAGGACAAACTAAGAAACAAACTATAGTTTGAATGTAGGTTGTGCTCTGTCAAAGTTGCTTACTAACTTTAGGACCTACTTTTATTGCTTTAACTATAGATTGGTTAAAAATtacggtaatttttttttttttttttttttttttgagacacagtcttgctctgtcatccaggccggagtgcaatggagcgatctcagctcactgcaacctctgcctcccagattcaagcgattgtcctgcgtcagcctcttgagtagctgggcctgcaggcatgcactaccacgcctggctaatttttttgtatttttagtagagatagggtttcaccatgttggtcaggctggtctcgaactcctggcctcaaatgatctgcccaccttgacctcccaaagtgctgagattacaggcatgagccaccgcgtctgacCAAAAAATTATGGTAATGTTTAGCATGTTTGGGCCAAAAAATTAGGGTAATGTTTAGCATGTTTGGGTAGAAATGACAAAGTATTTGGGGTCCCTGCCTTTGAGATGCTTTTACTTGTTAGTGGTGCAGACAATCAAACACAAGTTGCACAAAGCTATAGGAGAGGGGCGATAGACCAATATTTATCTAAGACCACACTAGATGTTAGATATTATTTGGCAACTTATAGAtgtgaatatgtttttatatttttcactagGGAAATGTTGCTTTTGGACGTATACATATAGAACTAATGGAAGTGTTGAAGCCAAATCTGTGAAGGTTTCTTTTAGGAGGAAAAGAGCAAGTGGAGACAACATATTTAAGACTTGGAATTGGAAGGCATAAGGGACAGATAAAATTATGAAGTTGGTTTGAAGGGAATACAGATGAAGGTTGTTGAGTAAGTAGTGTTAGGGTCAGTTGTGTTTGTTTAGACACATGATTACAGTTCAAAGAAGCAATTGAGAAGAGTGTTCCTGAGAGAGTAGTTTCAGATGACTGGGGAGAAATTACATTTTAGGCAAAAGCAGTTATGCCTGGattaggattttgtttttctagggaaccaacatttttattatgtcatGGCTATCAAGGGCTATACAGGAGGAGGAGTGAGAAAGAAGATGCTTAGTGTATTGCTAGCAGCTTCTTACAAAAAAGAGTTTGGAAATGGTACAGTAAACTTTGTTTTGGATGTGAAATTTTAGGGCAACAGTTGGATACTGGTGCAGTTTCAAAACAGCAAAATAGTTTAGCAGGTAATATACTGAAAATGTAAAGTTGGAATTATTTTCAACATATTTAGGTTTCCCAGAGTACTGATGGAAAGTGAAGAGCTGGAAAGTGGGTATTTTTAGTTAGGGGGAAAATCTGAATGAATGAGACACTACCTAAAATAGATGTTTTAGAAGTGGATAAGAGTTGAAGTTAAAAAGGAATGAGCAGGCTTTAAACATGGCCACCAGTTTAGTCCCAGGGTATATTATTCTGTGTTTTTGAAACAAgctaaaagtttttattttttttttagatagggtatATAGGTCCCTTGAGATTAAGTTCAGAAgagtatatttaataataatttcattgttAAGGAATTTATAAATAGAAGGACAGATTTGTTTCCtcaaattcatgtttttaaagttcGCTGTGCATTATTATCCTACGTTTGGTCTTAATATGACAAAGTAAGGCCAAAAATAGCGGACAGGGAAGGCTGCTTCCCTTGTTCACAGTtggtgtgtgtctttgtgtcccATACAATGGAGGGGATATCCCTGTGTAGGCACAGCAGTGCtgatcatgcttttttttttttttttccttttaacctttttattaaaaaacaaaaagcaacttggcacttaaaaaaatgtagacatttttGTGGCTTGCATTTAGTATTGACTTTAACAGGATTAAGGATTGTGAGGAAGGAAATACATATTCACACTTTTTTGTGTTCCTTAGTTGGAATTCTGCACCTTCCCAGTAGCTTCTCTGACTTCTTAACAGTGATTATTCAAATGGCAGAAACTCTGGGGAAGAGATGTTTCAACAGGGAGATAGGTCTGAGGTGATTCTAGGGTGAAGGTACAGGGATTGGGTTATATGCCATATGGAGGCCTTTTCTCGTCACCCTCCACTTTCCACGACATTTTTTGTGCAGTCGAAGCCATGTTCAGATGAATTTTAGAAGGCAGCCATTTATAGTTAACGTTATTTACTAGTAAGGACAGTGAGAAGAGTGGTAACTTCATATACTTTGCCTTGGCAACTTTGGATTGATAGGGAATTAGAGAGACTTGAgggtatatgtttgtgtgtgtgttttagcaCCCACCAGATGACCACAAAGCATAGGCTTATTGCATTGTACTTTGGAGATGG from Piliocolobus tephrosceles isolate RC106 chromosome 3, ASM277652v3, whole genome shotgun sequence includes:
- the LOC111551897 gene encoding uncharacterized protein LOC111551897, with the protein product RSKGRGSGDRRAGGCASGRGTRSRRRRCRLYGRVRTEERKGRSRVEPKLPPDLTPDPWAAWRACSVAVSFGAGGDCSFGRKEEAQAAPSDSCAHHPKMRHLAPDRPSKSRTDRGVPAQPDPLHLLQGESAPTFPWRGVRPGVG
- the LOC113219573 gene encoding spidroin-2-like produces the protein MNGHVCVALEFELYSRIRDSDSKSNTTSTIQYFHVSTHLKEFKVPYQSITRQLKENNSVGEVPEEGKVVKEMKDIIPRQELEKLTTPNTTGEHQQNSRRKRRHPPTFSPSIPSRGHSHFKSRGAEKVGWFPSSFGLRRQLRKAPVRLRLLPVQGHFSRDSQDGGVGPALSAAPAAASHRGPRPPDRGVVAELGWGPGSYTPGQDATAPGGWPRRRRGEGPGRLRSAPPPLPAPACVAAAGTPLPTPWGSLAPGPPGRGRSSGASSAFSHRGAATQSRSVVAASLPPKPPAPAQARAPAPAPAPACAAAAATGREGEGGERSAAAAPAGPGESEGLGGQCRGAGSLGCAFALTLSCSSSGSARSSARCLPRSVRGSRLTPERGAGGERRLPMTQVT